Genomic window (Chionomys nivalis chromosome 7, mChiNiv1.1, whole genome shotgun sequence):
CCGCTTTCTGCCCCAATTCTCGGCCCTGTCGAAACACACTGCTGGTATAGCTCATAAATTTCCTCTCCCATTTCAATGGAGCCTGATGACTAAGTTTGGAGGAGGCCAACAGCTGAGGTGTGATTTAGACATGTCACCCACCATCCACTGACATCCTGTGGACAGCCTCACAAAGCAAGGCCTGGGAACCAGAAAGGGATGTGATGGGGCAGCAGCCTCAACAGCGGAGGATGTGAGGTAGCAGAGGGAAGCCGAAacggagggaagaggaagaacttTGAACTCCTTGCTGATCCTTAGAAAAACGTGTCGCCCCCCCCCAGCCCCCAAACTGGAGCTAGGCCACGCAATAGGAAACCCGGAAGAGAGGAGTGTATCGAGGGCCTTCCCACAGGATGTCAGAGAAGAATACTAAAAAAACAGATTGCCACAGCCCTCACATAAATCCATCTTGTTTTCTCAGCAAATAGGAGAATGTTCTCAAGTTAGAGACATCTCTTTCGAGTCACTTCTCAGTGTGTAACTACTTAATAAAGTGCCAAGCCCCACCCTAGCCCATCTGGCTCCTAGCTAGAAAGTCAAAGAAAAGGGGGTGCCACAGGGTGGACACGGATGCCACGTGGGTCTTCAACCACCAGACACTATCTGTAGACATTTctaaagagaaaaccaaaataaacaaacatactgGCTGGCTTCCCACCTCCGACCTGAACTGGTTCACTTTCTCAACTCAGTGATTTCCAGACctgccaagaaagaaaggaaggaaggaaggaaggaaggaaggaaggaaggaaggaagaaagaaagaaagaaagaaagaaagaaagaaagaaagaaagaaagaaagagaaaaaaggttaGCTCTTGAGACAGGCTGTTTCCATGGAAATTAAAGGGAGATTCCTGGGTAGATACCCAGCAGTGCCTCCAGGCCAGGGAGGTTGATAAGAGTAAAATTGGGAGCCTGCCCCCACATCCCGACAACTGCCTCCTTCTGGCCTTGGCACAGTCAGCTAAGGGTACCAGGAAGGAGAACTGTGGGCCAAATGTATGCCTGCCTGGCTGCCTCACCCCTCTGAGACAGTGGGGAGGATGCTACTTGATGCTTCTGCCCCACTCACATGCTGCCAAGCAAGACTCCAGAGTGACCTTTTAGAGGCCATAATCCTAACAGTTTAAAAGCAAATAAGTTCCTCCTGGAAGCATGCAAAGAGGTGACAGACCATGAGCTGGAACACCGGAAGAGGCTCCAAGAGCACTGCTTCCCAGGATGGAGCGTAAGCAAGAAGTATACTCTTGCTGACACTGGCAAAGGAGCTAGGGCCAATCTCAGGGAATTTTCTACCAGGCAGTCACCTCCCAGCTGCCCAGAGgacaccccagttccagggaaactAGAAGAGCAACTGGGGAAGAGAGGGGCAGATCTGTCCGTGTACAGAGCTCACAACCACTCTGGCCTGATGCCAGCGATGTCCCGTCGCCTCCCACCTGGAACCACATCAATCCGAGCGCAGCCTCGGTACGCCGAGATCAAAAATCCCTGTGCTAGCCTGAGACTGGCACATGCAATCCTGGCTAGTGACAAAACCTTGTCTCCTCTGCCCCCCTCCCTTTTGTGTCCTCCATTCTCAGGGCAAGTCATTCATCAAGGATGCTCTGAGGTGCAAGGCCCATGCCCTGCGGCACAGATTTGGCTGCATCAGCAGGAAGTGTCCGGCAATCAAGGAGATGGTTTTCCAGTTGCAGAGGGAATGCTACCTCAAGCACAACCTGTGCTCAGCAGCGCAGGAGAACATCGGCGTGATGGTGGAGATGATAAACTTCAAGGACCTCCTGTTGCACGAGTGAGTAGAACCCCCATCCTCAGGAGAACGAAAGGGTCGCCTGGCAAGGGTGGGGTCCTGAGGGTCGGAAATGTGTTTGAGGATGCTACTTTTGGAGGTGAACTCCCTTCAAGTGGATACAGTTGTGGTGTGCCCCAGAAAGCTAGAAACCCCCCCCCAGAAATTCACCAAATTTGAAATTCCCACAAACAGAAATGTTATTTTTACTAAGTGCAAAATATCTACTATCAGAAGCGTTCTCCATCCTCCCCGTGGCCAAGTCCTGGTTGCTGCGTGATCGGAGTAGCTCACAGGCGTCAGTACAACAGCCGGTACACACTAACATTTACCTGCATGTAGGTGCTCGGCACTAGGCCAGGTGTGTTACATGAAATGTCCACCCGTTCCTTACATCATCCAAATGCCTCCAAATTCTCACCACAGAAAACTGAGCCCTGCTATGGCGAAGGACTCACAGTTAGAGAGAAGCAAAACTAGGCGCTGGGGTTCCGGCAGTGTGGCTACAGTACCTTCGCTCTCAAAGGTGCCAATCTAATCAGCAGCTTTTTCTGCTTCCAGAGCTCCCCAGTTCCCTCCTCTAACTGCagaatacataaaacaaacaagcatgctaAAGTGGACTTGAAGATGATAGAGCCAAATCATCTCATTCCTTGGCTCTTACCCCAGCTGTAGGATCCCAGATTTTGTAGAGCAGTAAAAGACATTGATCCACAATTGTTTCTAACATGCAGTGTGGGGTCCACAGGCCCCAAAGACAGAGATGTAGAACAAAAAGGGAAGCCACCAGTATAGCAGACAGTGCCAACCACTGCCACCTTTATAGCCACCTCCATCTTTCCATGGTGACTCATTGGGCCAAATCAGCACAATTTTAGGAACTTTCACCCATTAGTTCATTGCACTACCTTCTCCCAGTTATGTTACCAAACATACCACCTTCACAGCACTAATGCCTAGATTCTGAGACAGCCATCTCGTCTCTCCGTTATGAGGCCTTTAGTAACTTGTAGCACTTTGGtacaatataaaattattcatgGTGAAATTCTGCAATCAGACCTTTCCAAAAGAAAGACTGTGTTGCTTGGTTTTTGGACCATACTAACACTTCACAACAGATTTTCATTCTTCCAAATATTTACAAAGGAACAATGGCATGGACAATAGtaattgtcttttatttctctttggtgTGCAAAGACCTTGGTCATAGGCTATCCATGGATTACCCTGTTTGTCTTCCGACCAACCACAAGATTGAAATTCACATCTCCATTTCATAGGGAAGGCTAGTGAAGCTAAGAACTTCCCTCGTGAGGTTTGATTCTCGCTTTGCAGCCTGGGGACTGGTAGTGTACGCTAGTCTCGTACTATCCGCAGGGGATGGTTCAAGGGCCTCCCCTACACATCCACATCCATGAATGAGGAAGGCTCAGATAAATCGATGGTGTAATCTACTCTGGATGACTTATAATACCTGCAGACAGTGCAGCTGCTATGTAAGTAGTTGTTAGTCTACAGTGCTTAGGAAATAACGGCCGGGAGAGTCTGCTTCAGTACAGAGGCAGGTTGCTTCCGAAACGTCGATCTGTGCTTGGCTAGTTGAATCTGCAGGTACGGAGCTGTGTGTGACTGAAACTTGCTGTGAGGAACAGGCCGGCGGTCAGAATGCCAGCTGCCCTGCTCCTCCTGTTCTTGCTAGACCTGCTAAGACTTCGGGAATCTTCTCATGTGACAaggtcttcttcctttctctaatCACTCCCTCACTGTCACCAGAGAGTACTGAGAGTCTCTTCCTTCGAGGTGCTCTTGAAAGAGGCACATGTTCACAACCAAGGAACCTCTGTCTCAGTGGCATATTTAAGAGGACTTTTTAGTCTTCAAGGTGGGAGGTTGGGGGCCTGCTAGAAGCTTGTGATACATTCCTGGAGTGTGTGGAGTGTGAGTATCTTCTGAAGAAAGGTCTTTGGGAAAACTGAAGCCTTTCAGGTCTGGGGAACACACGCCCCATCCTAGAATTTAGGGAGGGTTAGTGCACTGTGGTGTCTAGTGCCTCTTCCACAGGAACATGGCCTCCAGGCCAGGGACTCTTGTTTCACGGGCCTCCCACAGCATTTAGAATCAGCAATAGCAGCCAACACTGGCGTGCTCTGTCGAAGCAGGTGGCCCACCCTGTGCAGAGGTGTGGGTGTCTTAAGAACACTGCCAGGAGGCTGCATGCGGGACCTCCTCCTGCTGCTAAGCCAGGACTTCTGGGCATTGAGTTTGTGCCAAGCTCCGGCTCCTTGAAAACCTCCATCCCCTAGCACCACGCAGCAATGCAATGCCCAGCTTCGACTTCAAGCTGAACTTTCCCAGTTTTTCAACCAGCTTAACTGAGTAAAGGATCCTTTCAGCCCCCACATACCGAGAAAGCCATCTCAGAGTGTGTGGCAACAGTCACAAACAAGAGAGTGTGAGCCAAGTTTGCCTTTCCCTTTAAGGAGGAGGAAGTCAGCCATGCAGAATCCAAACCACCCCATTCCTCTACAGTGCTTCTGCCAGGAGCAGGGGTGGCAGCAATGTCCAGTCTGCTGCAAGCTGCCCCTCTCACCACTGCCTGCCCACCCCACTCTCTCCTTATCATCTGCCTCCCCCTAGCTGTGGCCAGTCTCCCTTGGCCTCTGCACACCCTGTCACCGGGTGCTGGCAGCCGTCAGGGGTTTGGAGCCTCAAACATTCCCCTCCTTCGGCCTTGCTGACACTCAGTTGAGTGCTGGGTTTTGTCATCGGACAGGCTCAGCCTGCAGCCTAAGAAGGCACCATGCCAACCCAAAGCACGGCTTAGATTAATTTACTTGGCCACACACGCCCTCCCCACGGGGCTCGGCTTCATCcctgagagagaagacagaacaagCCGAGGAGAGGGGGACTAGTCCTGCCTCAGGAGGCCGGTGTCCATCTTACAGGTCCAGGGTTCAAAGGCAGACACACACCATGAAGGAGAAGGCCCCAGAGAGATCTGTGTGTTCCTGGGAGGATCTTTTAAGCTAGACGcttaaaggaataaaggaaacTCAGTTCGAAATCCCAGATAGAGCCAGCAAATGACCAAACATTTTGCTCCCATTTTGCAGATGGCCTCAGTAGATTTGAGCTTCCTAAGGCagtgtttgttttcaagatacGGAGGGGGCATGAACAGCTtacagtttccctttctctataaCTTCCTCCTCCAAGTGCTCAAGAGACAGTGCCACACTGTCCTTAGCAGCAGCCAAGGCCTGCTTGAAAGAGGCTGAGCGCCTTGCCCACCAGCCACGCACAAACCATGATGCCAAAGGAATCAAGTAGGCTTGAAAACGCACTCCAGAACATCCCTTCTGCCTGTCCTCAGCCCAGGCCAGGCCTCCCTTGCCTAGGATTTCCCAAAGGGGACTTTCCTTTTCCCTATTCTTCATTCTTATGTCCTTGAAGTAAGGACAGTTCCAACCTGGGGAGTGAATGGCCGCAATAGCATTGAGTATGCCGCACATCTTCGAGCATATGCTCCTGCTTCTGCAGAGCCAAGGTTGCCAGACTGCAGAGAAAGATTACACAGACCCCTAGGATAGTCATCCAAGTCTCAGGTCACACCTCGGGGAGGAGAGAACCTTTGCTCCTTATAAATGGTCGCACATCCCACAGTGATCTCCCTGTGGAAGCGGGCGCTGTCTGTCATGGGCACATTTATCTAGGACTTAATTCTAGTTAGGCACATGAAGTCACATAAAGCATCCCACATCCTCTTGGATCTTAAAGGCCAGTGAGAGTTAAGGAGGGCTCAGTAGGTAGGCCCATCAATTTAAAGAGGAGGCACGCTTCTCTGTCCCCTGGAGTGAGTCCTCCAGCAATTTGGCTAAGAGACAACTCAAGGTCGTTGGTACAGGTGGAGATGCAGTTCTGAAACCAGAATGGACTGTGTTGCTTTCAGAGAGAGCTGCTCTCATTGTGGACATGGGGACCCTGACTGACTGAAAAGGGAAAGCCACAGGGAGATGACACTATAGGACAATGGCCCTCCCCAGCGCATCTCGTTTCAGATTCCCTCAGACAGGGGCATACATACCCAACAACTTTCATAAAGGCCCTTTGTTGTAAGCCTAAGTCAGGGCACACAGGTAGGGAAGGTGACCTCAGGAGACCCTTACTGATGCCACCTGTGATGGGCAAGCATGGGGACTCCTGACAGCTGCTCAGGAACTCCTTAGTCCGACACTCTCTAGATTCTTCACTaaaagtgcatgcacacaccaatTTACTATTGAAGACCCTTCACCATTGGCCAAGATCGTCTTCACTCCAGCCAAGCTCACCAGCTCCCGTAGCCTGGGTATGCCCAGGACGGCATTGCCTTCCTCTCCACTCACACAGCTGCTCTGCCTGAAATGCCTACCTTAATGGCCTGGCCTTCAGCTTTCCTCCCATGTATCTACACTGTCAGTAGCGCTACACCTATTTGAGAAGCAGGAACCTGCCTTAATGCCATTCCCTACCATGGAACCTAGTTCGCAAAGATTGCCCACTGAGCCCACGTTAAGCACTGTCTCTTTCTTATCACAGGGCCCCCTTAGAACATGCTCCAATCTCAGTCTTTCTCCCTCTGCTCAAATCTCTAGGCCCTATGTGGACCTCGTGAATCTGCTGCTGACCTGCGGGGAAGATGTGAGGGAGGCCGTCACTCACAGCGTCCAGGCTCAGTGTGAGCAGAACTGGGGAGGCCTGTGCTCCATTCTGAGCTTCTGCACCTCCAACATACAGAGACCTCCCACTGCGGTCCCTGAGCATCAGCCCCCAGCAGATAGGCCCCAACTACCCAGGCCTCACCACCGGGATACAGGCCACCACCTATCAGAAGCCAGCAGAGGTGCCAAGGGTGAGCAAGGGAGCAAAAGCCACCCACATGCCCATTCCCGAGGCGGAGCAGGTGGCCAGAGCGCCCAGGGACCTTCTGGGAGCAGCGAGTGGGAAGATGAACAGGCTGAGTATTCCGACATCCGGAGGTGAAACGAAAACCTGGCCATGAAAGTTTCCTCCAGGCCGTCCATTTTCTTATCTATGGACATTCCAAAACATTTTACATTAAAGAGGGGCTGTCACACGCAGGATGTGTGCGAATTGTGGACTTCATGCAGGTGTCTGAACAGGTGAGATGAGGTCTCAGGTGCCTGCCTGGTGGGTCGGCACCTATGTAAGCTTATTCACGGGAGTGTTGCCTTGAGTATGCCTGTGGCTTTGTCCCTTTCGGTCTGTGGGCGCTAGTGGGTGGCTAAGGTGTGCTCTGTTGGGGGGAGGTCagatggggagggaaggggcCACACGTGGGTGCTAGGCACTACCCTACAATTTCCAGTGCTGTCTGCAGGGAACAGGGCAGCTGGGTTCTGGGGCAGGAGTGAGTGGGAAGTGTGGCTGTTAGGgcaaaggaggagcagagaggatGCAGGACTCAGCCATGCTCCATGCCAAACCAAAGCTTAGTGTCGTGCCTGGGACCTTACGTTTCATAGCTGCTGGAAGGGACATGGGGTACTACATTTTCTGTGTGTCATTTCTGAGCCATTGCTTTGTCTGGGGACAGCGAAGGAGTGGCCGTCTGTTTTGACCACTGCTTCAGagcttaattttacttttttttaatccgTTGACGATTTGTCTGTCATCTAAATAAATGACTTTCAAATCGAACAACTGGGTCACCAAAGCCAGCTCAAAGCAGGAAGAAAGTCAACCCCAGCCCATCTCTGGAGGGTAAATTTTTGTAAGTTCTCTTTTAAGAAGAGCTCAAACAGCAGTATCCCCACATGGGCTTCTCCTTCCGAAACAGACAAACCCCCAGAGGGAGAAGCACATACCAGGTGTCCCTTCCTTGACAGCCTTTTTCTAGACTTTCGCTATCTCAACTTGACCTCAGCCAAGTCCTAGGCGCCTGTACATTGAATCCATGTGGCCAAGTTGGAAACCAGTCTCTGCATGccggaaagagggagaagagaaactgGCATCGAGATCACTAAGGAAATTGCTTTTGGGGAATGCCACCCTCTGCATACTTGGGCAAACAGCTTCATCTCCAAGAGACAGGGCTTTCCACAACCCACGTGGAAATTTAGCAAGAAAGAGGTGGGTGGACAGAAGGAAGGccaaagaggagagaagggactcGTGTCAGTGCAGCGCTGAGATCTTCTTCCTCTGGGGCTGTCACAGCTACTGCTTTTGCAGCCAGTGCTGTAGGCGTAGTGGGTAACCTGCACCAGGTCTCGAGAGCAAGGCTCGGCCAACTTTTTCTATGAAAGGCCAAATAGTGATTAGTGAGTTTCCGTTTGGCAAGTCACACGGTTTCCGTTGCCACCAGCCAGCTCTGGCGTGGCAGCACAAAAGCACCCTCCGCCACACAAATGGAAGGGCTTGGTTGGCTCTGTTCCACTAAGATTTTCTTCCACAGGCTCACAAGCCGTACATTGCATGTTCCCTGTTCTAGGGAGCAGGATGAGAAACATGCATCCTACCCTCTATCTCTCTGGAAGGCCCCTAAGGCCAGGGACAGGACCCAGTCTCAATCTCATAAAGGCTatgcttgaaaaacaaaatcatttggGGAAGGGTGGGTTGGTGACACGCTGGGAATCCCCCAGGAAGATGTGGGGCTGCAGAGCATAGAggagcatatgcctttaatccggTTCTGCCCACAAGGAAGGAGGCCCAGCATGCCAGGCTCTGCCGCAGAAAATGCATGGTGATGGTGGCACTCTGGtgctgtgtgtgcctctgtggcACCTTGACTGTTTTCTGCTTACATCACTCACATCGTCCTTGGTTCCTGGCTTGGCCGCTCCTTTGTCACCAGTGTCTGGACTGAGTTCATCAGTGGCTCGCAGTCACTGATGTTCCGTTTGTTTCTGCTGTAAATATTTGTCGTTTGTATTTATTGTCTCGGTGTCTCCGCCCCCCCAAAGGCATAAACTCGCTTCATTCAAACACACCGACTGATCTTTGTTGTGTATTCCATGCCTTTGTCGTCCCTTCcccctcaaaaagttaaaaaagaagatGTCATTTCATGGTCCCTCATTTGATTAGAAACACGGAATATATTTATCTCCCCAGTCCTTTTGCTCAAAATTGTCCAGATTCTTGTGTGCCTCCTGAAGGCATTCGCACAGTCTAAATGTAAGCGAGGCAGCTGTTGAGAACAGCCCTCCTTAGGCTTCATGCTTCGTATGCATTTACTTGGGAGCCTTCCTGTTCGGAAGGATGTGGGTCTCCAAATAACGTTGTGGTGTTTATTTTGAGCTTCGAATCTTAACGAGATGATCCGCACACCTCTCCTTTGTATCAATAAATAGCCCTGTTATTCTAAAACGAGAGGGCCAAAGACAGCAGAACGCCGACAACCCAGAACCGAATAAAAAGGAGACACTGGCCCAGGGCTGCAGTCCGTCCTTAGGTGTGAGCCGAAACTCTGAACCTGGCTAATGGCATCTCGGCAACAACATGGAGACGGTGCTTCTGGCATCCACTTCCTAAGGAAGAATGGCACCACGTGGGCTTACTAAGTCAGCGTCTGCTTCTGTTACAAAGCTAGACAACAGGGCCTGGACACTGTCACCCTGTGTTCTTCTTCAAGCATTAATAAAGGTTTTAGATAAATGGCTTGCACTTGAGCAGTGTTATTTCTGGGGCACCTGGATGCGAGGCGTAAAGAGAGATAActgagtgggggagtggggtgCTGGCATTGCTTGTGCTTTACACAAAGCCAGGGAGGGAAGCCAGGTGAAGAAGCCCCGCCCCACCTCTCAGGACGTCCTCATCCCAGTACCTCTGGCCAAGTGCCCACCAGGGCCACCaagacaaagaggaaaaggaattCTCTGCCACCAGCCTAGAAATAATCACTCTCATCCCAACTGGCTTCTCAAAGCTCCCTCTGCTGTCGCCTTCCCGTGCCACCCATTCTTTCAGGCTGGCGCTGCAGCCCCTGCCATCAGCTCCACACCTTGGCACATGCGGGGTTGCCCTCCGGCTCCTTCACAATGCTTGGCTACCATTGCAAGGCCAGACCAGAGCTCTTCCTCACTACAGCTTGCAGGGCCACAGTGCCCACACTGCGTGCCAGGCATCCCGGTGGCCATCGAGCAAGCGTTACCCCACCCCAAGGCCCACAGTATCAATTACTGTTCCCATTTTGCAGACAAAGAAGCCCGAGGGGGCCAGTGAATCATCTCAGCAAGTAAAAGGGcttttgctgtcaagcctgatgacttgagtttaatCTCTGGAACCTTcctggtggaagcagagaaccaagTCCTAAAGATGTCCTCTGATGTTCGCATGTGCACTATGACATAGGGTGGGGGGTGCtttcataggcacacacacacacacacacacacaaacaaatatgaaTGTTTTAACTTGAAGAAGAGGAGTCCAGGTACAGATAACTATGTGGTTAGAGAGTAGGAGTCTGAACTCAAAACCAGATGGGGCCTCCTAGGCCCCCTACCTTGCACGAGGCCTGGGAAAAGAATAAATAgactcactgggtggtggtggtgcacgccttttaatcccagcactcaggaggagaggcaagtgaatctctgtgagttcgaggacagcctggtctacagagctagttccaggacagctagaactgttatacagataaaccctgtctcaaaacggaagaagaagaaggagaaggaaggaagaaggaaggaagaaggaagaagaagaaagaagaagagagaagaagaagaagaagaagaagaagaagaagaagaagaagaagaagaagaagaagaagaagaagaaaaagaagaagaaaaatatactcATATTTATAGCAGCCTCGGCAGAATTTTTCTgcagagcagggaagaaaatGGAAGTTCTCACCTTTGCTTCCTGCAGAGAGTGGAGGGCTGGCTAACACAGATAGACGTGAGGAGGAGGGTGTAACTGTTTCATGTATCCACATGCAGGTGACTTCGTAAATGCACCTCCCCCCAGACCACTGAGAAAAGCACCTGGGGACAGCTGGCTGGTGTGAACACAATGAGTACTTCCTCCGTCCCACTCCAAGGCCGGTCCTGTCTGAGCACCCAGGCTCCCTCCACCTGCTCACACCGCTCACCACAGTCAGCTTCACCATGCAGGTGCCAAGCCTTGAGGACCAGTTGTGTGCCCTTGCTTTTGCTGGCACTTAGCAGATATCGTTTCCAAACCCCAGTCtgcagataaagaaactgaggctcaatcACATCGTACTAGGTCGCATATCAGGACGAGGCCACCCAGGTCCTTGGTGACAggcagctgccctggaactccatCTGACACGTCTCTCATCCCAGGTATGAGCACATGGGTTTAATGCACACAAATGAATTCAGAAAGGCAGCTGCCTCCCTAAACCCTCGTAGTTGGATTATTAGGCttgaggagaaagaaagcagagaggcctCAAGTATGCCTGGGTCTAAACAAAGGTCCCCAAGGGATATAGAGACACACCCCAAAATCTGGAGAGAGAAATCTGAATTTGTGCTGAagtcaacaaaaaaaaagaaagtcccctgCTGAGGAGGGGACAAGCCTTGGCCAGGGAACAGTTTTTATGTGAATTATTTTTTTGTgagcagagaagagagagcagcGGCTTTGGACTGGAGTCCCATGTCACTGCTTGCATAAGCGGTTTAGTTTTATCACtcccaaaacataaaaaagaaaaagaaaaaaaaaaaaactcactccCCAAAGGGAAGAAAAGTCATAGAGCCAACTTGAATTAATGCCTGAAATGGATGCCAACACCATGTACCCTGTCACTTGACAGGACCCAGACTCTATGGCTCCTTTGGGTCTGCACATAGCTCGCTACCACTGAACATCAGATGTGCCTGGGTGAGCTGCAGCTTGGCCTCCCCCCGAGGAACTCTCAGAGGATGGCAGCCTCTCAACGGGTGCTAAGAAGGATCATCAGTGGGCCCTGTTCCCCAACACACAGGGTCCACAAAATTTTATGATTCTGAAATTAAGGGAAGGACATGCCAAAAGAAGGGCACTCCTGAAGGGCACAGGGACCACCTGCTTGCCCTCCTGACTAGCAGTGACTGAAGGAAGGGCCGAGGGGCAGACAGAAAGATCTGTCCCTAgacttcttcctcctgcctccgcaAGTAATATCAGATGGCTAGTCTAAGTGGCTTATCATTCCATGGGTCAGGAACATGGCAAGAGCTCGTCTGGATGATTAGACTCGTCCCCTGGCACTGTCTGAGGTAATGAATGACTGGGAGCTCCACTCCTAAAACCCCAGTGTCCCCTACAAGATTACACGTCAATGCTTCCATCCCGTCCCTTCTTCTGCACCTCACCCTCCAAGGCCTCTCAGAGCAAGGCTGCCTCTggggaattttctttttccacagtAACTGGCTTTTCCCAGGACAGGCTTAGTGGATTTCACAGCATTTTCTTCCCATCCAAATCATGGTCTGGTTCACCCTTGGTACTATAATAACAACAGGACGTAAATGCCGTCAAGACAGGATCTATCTCATTTCACTATTTTTGCAGTGACCTGTACGAGAGTGAGTGGTAGAGTTTTTCCAGAACTCCCAAAATTCTCAGTCAAAAAAAGTTCCAGTCCCAACACAATGACACAATGCTTTCTGGTGGTCTGACTTTGCCGGGCTATACTTTTTCAAATGAGGTAGAAGGATGGAAACATGGTTCTGTGGGGAAAGGCACCTACTGCCAAGCCAGGCAAG
Coding sequences:
- the Stc2 gene encoding stanniocalcin-2, producing the protein MCAERLSQFVTLALVFATLDPARGTDATNPPEGPQDRSSQQKGRLSLQNTAEIQHCLVNAGDVGCGVFECFENNSCEIRGLHGICMTFLHNAGKFDAQGKSFIKDALRCKAHALRHRFGCISRKCPAIKEMVFQLQRECYLKHNLCSAAQENIGVMVEMINFKDLLLHEPYVDLVNLLLTCGEDVREAVTHSVQAQCEQNWGGLCSILSFCTSNIQRPPTAVPEHQPPADRPQLPRPHHRDTGHHLSEASRGAKGEQGSKSHPHAHSRGGAGGQSAQGPSGSSEWEDEQAEYSDIRR